The following proteins are co-located in the Xiphophorus maculatus strain JP 163 A chromosome 8, X_maculatus-5.0-male, whole genome shotgun sequence genome:
- the LOC102220427 gene encoding tripartite motif-containing protein 16-like — translation MAQQGLQLDEDKYSCSICLDLLKDPVTIPCGHSYCMSCIGTHWDEEDHRKIYSCPQCRETFKRKPVLKKSTILADLVEDLKKTGLRAEPDDHCYARPGDVACDVCTQRKLKAVKFCLTCPASYCEYHLQPHYDAPPLQKHKLVDPSKKLQENICPHHGEAMEMSGHPDQQWTCFLCLTDENKDHKKGSAAAEMSGKQKKLLVRRQQIQKGIWDREKEVKLLRQEVEAINASADKAVEDSEKIFTELIRLAWKRSADVQQQIRSQQESEVSRVRELQEKLEREITQLKKKDAELEKLSNSDHNRFLLNYPSLSIPSDATHSSSIKIRPLRYFEDVTTTVSELRDKLQDILRDTWTDISDAVAEVDVLLSEPEPKTRAGFLKYSQEITLNPNTANSHLLLSDGNRKATVLKQKQLYSDHPDRFTSWLQILSRESLTGRCYWEVEWKGRRVDIVASYKSISRAGNLDDCEFRSNYKSWSLYCDRNGYTFWHNRIKTPVSGPVSSRVGVYLDHRAGTLSFYSISGTMTLLHRVQATFTEPLLAGVGFYKDGISAELLKLK, via the coding sequence ATGGCACAGCAAGGACTTCAGCTAGACGAGGACAAATATTCTTGTTCCATCTGTTTGGATCTGCTGAAGGATCCGGTGACCATACCCTGCGGACACAGCTACTGTATGAGTTGCATTGGAACCCACTGGGATGAAGAGGATCATAGGAAAATCTACAGCTGCCCCCAGTGCAGGGAGACTTTCAAAAGGAAGCCTGTTTTGAAGAAAAGCACAATCTTAGCAGATTTAGTGGAGGATCTCAAGAAAACTGGACTCCGAGCTGAACCGGATGACCACTGCTACGCCAGACCAGGAGATGTGGCTTGCGATGTTTGCACTCAAAGGAAGTTGAAGGCTGTTAAGTTTTGTTTAACCTGCCCCGCATCTTACTGCGAGTATCACCTCCAACCTCACTATGACGCTCCACCTTTACAGAAGCACAAGTTGGTGGACCCTTCCAAGAAGctccaggagaacatctgcCCTCATCATGGTGAGGCGATGGAGATGTCCGGTCACCCTGATCAGCAGTGGACCTGCTTTCTCTGCTTgacagatgaaaataaagacCATAAAAAaggatcagctgcagcagaaatgtcTGGGAAGCAGAAGAAGCTTCTGGTGAGACGACAGCAAATTCAGAAGGGAATCTGGGATCGGGAGAAAGAAGTGAAGCTGCTTCGGCAGGAGGTGGAAGCCATCAACGCTTCAGCTGATAAagcagtggaggacagtgagaagatcttcaccGAGCTGATCCGTCTCGCCTGGAAAAGAAGCGCTGATGtgcagcagcagatcagatcccaaCAGGAAAGCGAAGTAAGTCGAGTCAGAGAgcttcaggagaagctggagcgtGAGATCACTCAGCTGAAGAagaaagacgctgagctggagaaGCTCTCAAACTCAGATCACAACCGGTTTCTActcaactacccctcactgTCGATACCCAGTGATGCgacacactcatccagcatcaaaaTCCGTCCTCTGAGGTACTTTGAGGATGTGACAACTactgtgtcagagctcagagatAAACTACAGGACATCCTGAGAGACACGTGGACAGACATCTCAGATGCAGTCGCTGAAGTGGACGTTTtactgtcagaaccagaaccaaagactAGAGCTGGATTCTTAAAATATTCGCAAGAAATCACTCTGAATCCAAACACGGCAAACAGCCATTTGTTATTATCTGATGGGAACAGAAAAGCAACGGTACTGAAACAGAAGCAGCTTTACTCTGATCATCCAGACCGATTCACCAGCTGGCTCCAGATCTTGAGCAGAGAGAGTTTGACTGGTCGCTGctactgggaggtggagtggaAAGGGAGGCGAGTTGACATTGTGGCTTCATACAAGTCAATCAGCAGAGCAGGGAACTTAGATGATTGTGAGTTTCGATCTAACTACAAATCTTGGTCTTTGTATTGTGACAGAAACGGTTACACGTTTTGgcacaacagaataaaaactcCAGTTTCGGGTCCTGTTTCCTCCAGAGTAGGAGTGTACCTGGACCACAGAGCAGGTACTCTGTCGTTCTACAGCATCTCTGGAACCAtgactctcctccacagagtccagGCCACATTCACTGAGCCGCTACTCGCTGGAGTTGGGTTTTATAAGGATGGGATTTCCGCTGAGTTGCTGAAACTGAAATAG